The DNA sequence CCCATAGTTTTTGATATTACTCACCATTGTTTTTATAACTTTTTCGTATATTCTCAGCTCTTCTTCATTCAATCCTTCAATTAATTTTTTATTGAATCTTTCTCCCTCTGGTGTTAATTTTTCAATTTTCTCTTTTCCTAACTTAGTTAAGACAATATTAATATTTCTCCTATCTTCTTTACTTCTTATTCTTTGTACCAGTTGATCTCTTTCTAGCCTATCAATTAATCTACCAATACTTGAATCCTTAACACACATAATGTTTGATAATTCCCTCTGTGTTATAGTTTTATTTATATTTATATAATAAAGAGCAATCCATTGAATACGCGTCACTTCATTTTTTTTTAGCCTTCGACCGAAAGCATCTGCAATTTCTTTCAAAGAATTTTCAGTTATATGAGCCACTCAGCGGTCTAAATTGAAAAACATATAATACCCCCTAAACCTTTATTATCTCTATTTTAGTATAAACTATTTTATAAAAAACTTCAAATCTGCTTGTAAATATTAAAATTTCTTATTACTAATTTATATTAGTATTATAATG is a window from the Abyssisolibacter fermentans genome containing:
- a CDS encoding MarR family winged helix-turn-helix transcriptional regulator translates to MAHITENSLKEIADAFGRRLKKNEVTRIQWIALYYININKTITQRELSNIMCVKDSSIGRLIDRLERDQLVQRIRSKEDRRNINIVLTKLGKEKIEKLTPEGERFNKKLIEGLNEEELRIYEKVIKTMVSNIKNYG